From a region of the Thermosipho melanesiensis BI429 genome:
- the mazG gene encoding nucleoside triphosphate pyrophosphohydrolase, protein MGKTGEKFEKLLEIMKTLRGPNGCDWDKKQTHESLIPYLIEESYELVEEIKAKNYKNMAEELGDILLQVIFHSQIATENNSFTIDDVIDTLIEKLIRRHPHVFGTEKEFSYKRWEKIKALEKGEKKYSIIGKVNKSLPALSLSRRIQENAATVGFDWNNIEDVYDKVYEELNELKKAKNDYEIEEEFGDLLFSLVNLSRFLKVDPEVSLRKATEKFIKRFQKMEELILKDGKKLENLSIDELNQYWEESKN, encoded by the coding sequence ATGGGAAAAACCGGGGAAAAATTTGAAAAACTCTTAGAAATAATGAAAACATTACGAGGTCCAAATGGATGCGACTGGGATAAAAAACAAACACATGAGTCTTTAATCCCATATCTAATTGAAGAATCTTACGAATTAGTTGAAGAAATAAAGGCCAAAAACTACAAAAATATGGCCGAAGAATTAGGAGACATACTTTTACAAGTAATATTTCATTCACAAATTGCAACTGAAAATAACTCTTTTACAATAGATGATGTTATTGATACATTAATAGAAAAATTAATTAGAAGACATCCTCATGTCTTTGGAACTGAAAAAGAATTCTCATACAAAAGATGGGAAAAAATAAAGGCTCTTGAAAAAGGAGAGAAAAAATACTCTATAATAGGAAAAGTAAATAAATCGCTTCCTGCACTTTCTTTATCAAGAAGAATCCAAGAAAATGCAGCTACTGTAGGTTTTGATTGGAATAATATAGAAGACGTTTATGATAAAGTATACGAGGAATTAAACGAATTAAAAAAAGCTAAGAATGACTATGAAATTGAAGAAGAATTTGGAGATTTACTCTTTTCACTAGTAAATCTATCAAGATTTTTAAAAGTAGACCCTGAAGTATCATTGAGAAAAGCAACTGAGAAATTCATAAAAAGATTCCAAAAAATGGAAGAATTAATCTTAAAAGATGGGAAAAAACTTGAAAATCTTTCAATTGATGAACTAAATCAATACTGGGAGGAGTCAAAAAATTGA
- a CDS encoding AI-2E family transporter, whose translation MTKFLENSEKKTVKKMADSLILFSFFLLFLILLKVSPFILGAVVIGFYLSIVLDVPAKYLSKKMNPKLSKFLSYTLLLSLIFYSAVSFFPIVFSEGKKLFLELTNITIPVNSNLPKWILEFINSANQQISNFALNILNKIFSYTPSIITMTILIIITTIAVANLKEYLKKRINFFFIQDKERGYKFVKKFYRDFEKFVSGQVIIALFVGIMVGIFSWIFGIKGAFFLGTLSFITDFIPFLGVIIVSIPMLMLGYSSLGIKGIVISILILITVNQIESWILAPKIQSDNFNIHWFVLIISILIFGDIFGFIGILIAIPSLLFIKRYWVEYILGGKRWEKPGKNLKNS comes from the coding sequence TTGACAAAATTTTTGGAAAATTCAGAAAAAAAGACGGTGAAAAAAATGGCAGATAGTTTAATACTTTTTTCTTTCTTCTTATTGTTTCTCATATTATTAAAAGTCTCCCCATTTATATTAGGGGCAGTTGTAATAGGGTTTTATCTATCAATAGTATTAGATGTCCCTGCAAAATATCTTTCAAAAAAAATGAATCCTAAATTATCAAAATTTCTTTCCTACACTTTATTACTATCATTAATCTTCTATTCTGCAGTTAGTTTTTTCCCTATTGTTTTTTCTGAAGGGAAAAAGTTATTTTTAGAACTCACAAATATAACTATTCCTGTTAATTCTAACCTACCAAAATGGATTTTAGAGTTTATAAACAGTGCAAACCAACAAATATCTAATTTTGCACTCAATATTTTAAACAAAATTTTCAGCTATACACCATCAATAATTACAATGACAATACTAATAATTATAACCACAATAGCCGTTGCAAACTTAAAAGAATACTTAAAAAAACGAATAAATTTCTTCTTTATACAAGATAAAGAAAGAGGATATAAATTTGTTAAAAAATTCTACAGAGATTTTGAAAAATTTGTTAGTGGACAAGTAATTATAGCTTTATTTGTTGGAATAATGGTTGGAATATTTTCATGGATTTTTGGAATAAAGGGTGCGTTCTTTTTGGGAACATTATCGTTTATCACTGATTTTATTCCTTTCTTAGGAGTAATAATTGTTTCAATTCCAATGTTAATGCTTGGATATTCATCTTTGGGAATAAAAGGTATAGTGATAAGCATATTAATATTAATAACAGTTAATCAAATTGAAAGTTGGATACTTGCTCCTAAAATTCAAAGTGACAACTTCAATATTCACTGGTTCGTATTGATTATTTCCATACTTATATTCGGAGATATATTCGGATTTATAGGCATATTAATTGCTATTCCAAGTCTTTTATTCATAAAAAGATATTGGGTAGAATATATATTGGGAGGAAAAAGATGGGAAAAACCGGGGAAAAATTTGAAAAACTCTTAG
- a CDS encoding efflux RND transporter permease subunit, which yields MKKIILFSIILFVSILLIFFKGKIYTGPEVFLPGFKYNQKIENIENSNIKNFIKLGKDFNDGNTIFLILYSENTFFNKPLTEKLINLVKELKKDYISTIISPVNIPKIGFSRETYIKDNILQKDILRDNSAKNFLSKDGKYCIVNLTFKPETNSRAYISQIENIVKKYFSKYYLFGEPVIDSYLFKELIKQMYIYPSFMFILILLFFYYQTKSLRTSFFILLAPVISSIITISLLFITGRPLNTLTVMIFSFLLIIGSGYGLHYYNSFYKNKDFSKTKKHILIPILLSMLTTAAGFLSFLFVKIEAFRELGVLVSIGLAINVVIIFELSPLILKLEKNPPERFGIKYLGDNFAKISLTIFIIILIFSPFIIKNISIKSDMLSYFSKNSELGKATEIMENIFNFREPISLVIEKDTAFLATDNKKLENFSKKLKESKFVSNVNFPFEIPIPILYNFSKTEPILKYYISGKEKIRLIIYLTKEGYSNMDFVLTLIKKYIPYKNFYVAGSALIWNDINKSILSTQIKSIISASIIIFFMVLIIFRSLKTSISIIIPISFTTIFNFIFMSLLKINLDISTSITSSILMGLVIDYSIHIANDERITKSSNQTVINVGPPILTNGLGLILGFLVLLFSPLKLFKSISLLIIFGISIGLFFTLVIQPFLLKITFKK from the coding sequence ATGAAAAAGATAATACTATTTTCCATTATACTTTTTGTTTCGATTCTTTTAATTTTTTTCAAAGGAAAAATATATACAGGCCCAGAAGTTTTTCTTCCAGGTTTCAAATATAACCAAAAGATTGAAAATATAGAAAATTCAAATATTAAAAATTTTATTAAACTAGGTAAAGACTTTAATGATGGCAATACTATTTTCTTAATCCTATACTCAGAAAATACCTTTTTCAACAAACCCTTAACAGAAAAATTGATAAATTTAGTAAAAGAACTAAAAAAAGACTACATTAGCACAATTATAAGTCCTGTAAACATACCAAAAATTGGTTTTTCAAGAGAAACCTATATAAAAGACAACATTCTACAAAAAGATATACTTAGAGATAACTCTGCAAAAAACTTTCTAAGCAAAGATGGAAAATATTGCATTGTTAATCTCACCTTCAAACCAGAAACAAATTCTAGAGCGTATATTAGTCAAATAGAAAATATAGTAAAAAAATACTTCAGTAAGTATTATTTATTCGGTGAACCAGTAATAGACAGTTACCTTTTTAAAGAGTTAATTAAGCAAATGTACATATATCCGTCATTCATGTTTATACTAATACTTTTATTTTTCTATTACCAAACCAAATCTTTAAGAACTTCATTTTTTATACTACTTGCACCTGTAATTTCATCAATAATAACCATTTCACTATTATTTATTACTGGTAGACCCTTAAACACACTTACAGTAATGATATTTTCGTTTTTATTAATAATAGGCTCTGGATATGGTCTTCATTATTATAACTCTTTCTATAAAAACAAAGATTTTTCTAAAACAAAAAAACATATATTAATTCCCATTCTATTATCTATGCTAACTACTGCCGCAGGATTTTTATCTTTCCTTTTTGTAAAAATAGAAGCATTTAGGGAACTTGGTGTTTTAGTTTCAATTGGACTTGCTATAAATGTAGTTATAATTTTTGAACTTTCACCGTTAATCTTAAAATTAGAAAAAAATCCCCCTGAAAGATTTGGAATAAAATATCTTGGAGACAACTTTGCAAAAATTTCATTAACAATATTCATAATAATCCTAATTTTTTCACCATTTATCATTAAAAACATTTCAATCAAATCAGATATGCTATCATATTTTTCAAAAAATTCGGAACTTGGAAAAGCTACCGAAATAATGGAAAACATTTTTAATTTCAGAGAACCCATCTCACTTGTTATAGAAAAAGACACCGCATTTTTAGCAACAGATAACAAAAAATTGGAAAATTTCTCAAAAAAATTGAAAGAATCTAAATTTGTTTCAAATGTAAATTTTCCATTTGAAATACCCATCCCTATTCTTTATAACTTTTCAAAGACAGAACCTATCTTAAAATATTATATTTCCGGAAAAGAAAAAATAAGACTCATAATCTACCTAACAAAAGAAGGATATAGCAATATGGATTTTGTATTAACACTAATTAAAAAATATATACCCTATAAGAACTTTTACGTAGCAGGTTCTGCACTTATCTGGAATGATATAAATAAAAGCATACTCTCTACCCAAATAAAATCCATTATATCTGCAAGTATTATAATATTTTTCATGGTTTTAATAATATTCCGCTCACTCAAAACATCAATAAGTATAATAATTCCAATAAGTTTTACTACTATTTTTAATTTTATTTTTATGTCTCTCTTAAAAATAAATCTAGATATTTCAACTTCTATTACATCAAGCATTTTAATGGGACTCGTAATTGATTACTCAATACACATTGCAAATGATGAAAGAATAACAAAATCATCAAATCAAACAGTTATAAACGTTGGTCCACCTATACTTACAAATGGTCTGGGATTAATACTAGGGTTCTTAGTTTTACTTTTCTCACCACTAAAACTATTTAAATCAATTTCTCTTTTGATAATTTTTGGGATATCAATAGGTTTATTTTTCACATTAGTTATCCAGCCATTTTTGCTAAAAATAACATTTAAAAAGTAA
- a CDS encoding PHP domain-containing protein gives MITAIVSPYSFKGSILKLEEVVKFAHKQGVNSLLLCDTNFHATVKFIEECQKYKITPIISYLYNDKIYYAKNTEELYELFNAYNTNNFSSLKLNYIDKDDVYLAYYFPGKRRIYELFCNVLGVKCVEKGVLKNIYCNLEAYGYKLKSFQTLPTAPKNFIDVNKIKNNVYKERLIRELEIIKEKNFLDYFHTVYKITKIAKEHDIAIGPGRGSAVGSLLSYMLGITKIDPIKHNLLFERFLNKGRKEPPDIDLDVEDEKRKELIELLKKEFKYVYYISTFSNIGPKTIKKIANEYKISTSELSDLLGLPTHKSVHAAGIIISKTPIKVPIKEDVIEWDMDSLNKIGYIKFDILGLKTLTIMNKLEKKIGKPKLDKITFNFISKGYTNGIFQLESNISKRIIRAIKPSSIDELSIVISLNRPGPLKAKLDRELAIAKWKQRKKSFELLNDTFGIIVFQEQIMLIAKKYANFSNEEADVLRKGIAKKEKKLVEPLIKKLKKNILNILSENETNELIKIILEFSEYAFNKSHAIAYSYISYSLAYFKKHFPKDFYSTLLKYDTTKIEKIIFEMQSRGFKILPPNINGNPENKKEFHIPLTLVKGINEKIEKEIIANAPYNSLKGFFEKNPNINFSIVESLIKIGSFDYLSESRRKLLMKLKEIRSGVNEKILELSSSLFGKNFSNEIKIEKLWERCDMEYNTLGFCISKPFDEFKNLLSPLSVALSREQKLAINVKAVGGYVSDGVTTIKLNVPDGVYTIINDKEIKIFPGIKKAIYVIDQLPSKLFIEKGNENEFVEIVDKKLKIKSARPVFDDYKILIEGESDVC, from the coding sequence ATGATCACAGCTATTGTATCCCCGTACTCTTTTAAAGGTTCTATATTAAAATTAGAAGAAGTGGTAAAGTTCGCACATAAACAAGGTGTAAATTCTTTGTTGTTATGTGATACAAATTTTCACGCAACAGTAAAATTTATTGAAGAATGTCAAAAATATAAAATTACTCCTATAATATCGTACCTTTATAACGACAAAATATACTATGCAAAAAACACGGAAGAGTTATACGAACTTTTCAATGCTTATAACACGAATAATTTTTCCTCACTAAAACTTAATTACATAGATAAAGACGATGTATACCTTGCATATTACTTTCCAGGAAAACGAAGAATCTACGAGCTATTCTGTAATGTCTTGGGTGTAAAATGCGTAGAGAAAGGTGTGTTAAAAAACATTTACTGTAATTTAGAGGCCTATGGTTACAAGCTAAAATCCTTTCAAACCCTTCCAACCGCTCCAAAAAATTTTATAGATGTAAATAAAATAAAAAACAACGTATATAAAGAAAGGCTAATACGTGAATTAGAAATAATAAAGGAAAAAAACTTCTTAGATTACTTTCATACAGTATATAAAATAACAAAAATTGCCAAAGAACATGATATAGCAATTGGTCCGGGACGTGGAAGTGCGGTAGGGTCACTACTTTCATATATGTTAGGAATAACTAAAATTGACCCAATAAAACACAATTTGCTATTCGAAAGATTCTTAAACAAAGGTCGAAAAGAACCACCAGACATAGATCTAGATGTTGAAGATGAAAAAAGAAAAGAGTTAATAGAATTACTAAAAAAAGAATTTAAATATGTCTACTACATAAGTACTTTTTCAAACATTGGTCCAAAAACAATTAAAAAAATCGCAAATGAATACAAAATTTCCACATCTGAACTAAGTGACCTTTTAGGACTCCCCACTCACAAAAGCGTTCATGCAGCTGGAATAATTATTTCGAAAACTCCTATCAAAGTGCCCATTAAAGAAGATGTAATAGAATGGGACATGGATTCCTTAAACAAAATTGGATATATAAAATTTGACATCTTAGGTCTTAAAACATTAACCATAATGAATAAACTTGAAAAAAAAATTGGAAAACCAAAACTTGACAAAATCACTTTTAACTTCATATCAAAAGGATATACAAATGGTATATTCCAACTTGAAAGTAATATATCAAAAAGAATAATCAGAGCAATAAAACCAAGTTCAATAGATGAACTCTCCATTGTAATTTCATTAAATAGACCTGGCCCTCTCAAAGCAAAATTAGATAGGGAATTAGCCATTGCAAAATGGAAACAGAGAAAAAAAAGCTTTGAACTTCTAAATGACACTTTTGGAATAATAGTCTTTCAAGAGCAAATAATGTTAATAGCTAAAAAATACGCAAACTTTTCAAATGAAGAGGCAGATGTATTAAGAAAAGGTATAGCTAAAAAAGAAAAAAAATTGGTAGAACCTCTAATAAAAAAGTTGAAAAAAAACATTTTAAACATACTATCGGAAAATGAAACAAATGAATTAATAAAGATAATATTAGAATTTTCAGAATATGCTTTTAACAAATCACACGCAATTGCATATTCATATATTTCTTACTCATTAGCATATTTCAAAAAACACTTTCCTAAGGATTTTTACTCAACCCTTTTAAAGTACGATACAACAAAAATTGAAAAAATAATTTTCGAAATGCAATCAAGAGGTTTTAAAATATTACCACCAAATATTAATGGAAATCCGGAAAACAAAAAAGAATTTCACATACCGCTAACACTTGTAAAAGGAATAAACGAAAAAATTGAAAAGGAAATAATAGCAAATGCCCCATATAATTCTTTAAAAGGTTTTTTTGAAAAAAACCCAAATATAAACTTTTCTATAGTAGAATCTTTGATAAAAATAGGAAGTTTTGATTATTTATCAGAAAGTAGAAGAAAATTGTTAATGAAATTAAAAGAAATTAGGAGTGGAGTAAACGAAAAAATTCTTGAACTTTCCAGTAGCTTATTTGGAAAAAATTTTTCAAATGAAATAAAAATAGAAAAACTATGGGAAAGATGTGATATGGAATATAACACATTAGGTTTTTGTATTTCAAAGCCCTTTGATGAATTTAAAAACCTTTTATCACCACTTTCAGTAGCACTATCCCGTGAGCAAAAATTAGCCATTAACGTAAAAGCAGTTGGCGGTTATGTAAGTGATGGAGTTACAACAATAAAACTAAATGTACCAGACGGTGTTTACACAATCATTAATGATAAAGAGATAAAAATATTTCCCGGAATAAAAAAAGCAATATATGTAATTGACCAACTCCCATCAAAACTTTTCATAGAAAAAGGTAATGAAAATGAATTTGTTGAAATAGTCGATAAAAAGTTAAAAATAAAAAGTGCAAGACCCGTTTTTGATGATTACAAAATACTAATAGAGGGTGAAAGTGATGTATGTTAA
- the rpe gene encoding ribulose-phosphate 3-epimerase, whose amino-acid sequence MVKLSGSILAANLLNLKEELKRVENLIDEIHIDVMDGHFVPNLTFGFPLISAVKEVTNLPIDVHLMVTNPEFHIEKLLDYDIQRITVHIESTHHIHRAITKIKENNIEAFVTLNPGTPLVFIEEVIPYIDGVLVMSVNPGFSGQKFIAKSIEKIKTLNNWKQKHGMNYSIAVDGGVNDSNADVIISAGANILIMGYGIFKNPELENFSKQLRKK is encoded by the coding sequence ATGGTAAAATTAAGTGGATCTATCCTAGCGGCAAATCTTTTAAACTTAAAAGAAGAATTAAAAAGAGTAGAAAACCTTATTGATGAAATACACATTGATGTAATGGATGGCCATTTTGTTCCAAATTTAACCTTTGGTTTTCCTTTAATTAGTGCAGTAAAAGAAGTGACAAATTTGCCAATAGACGTCCACCTTATGGTTACAAATCCAGAATTTCACATTGAAAAATTACTAGACTATGACATACAAAGAATAACCGTACATATTGAAAGTACACATCACATCCACAGAGCCATTACTAAAATAAAAGAAAACAATATAGAAGCATTTGTAACCTTAAACCCAGGAACCCCACTTGTTTTTATTGAAGAGGTAATCCCATATATAGATGGGGTATTGGTTATGAGTGTAAATCCAGGGTTTTCTGGGCAAAAATTTATTGCAAAATCCATAGAAAAAATCAAAACTCTAAATAATTGGAAACAAAAACATGGAATGAACTATTCAATTGCAGTAGATGGCGGAGTAAACGATTCAAACGCAGATGTAATAATTTCAGCTGGAGCAAATATTCTAATAATGGGGTATGGTATATTTAAAAACCCAGAGCTTGAGAATTTCTCAAAACAACTTAGAAAAAAATGA
- a CDS encoding purine-nucleoside phosphorylase, which translates to MKGKLLETVEYISKRISMWPEIGLILGSGLGFMADKIENSIEIFYRDIPNFPRSTVPGHEGNLVFGKLAEKNVVALKGRFHLYEGWSAEVIKFVIYVLKKLGVRKLIITNAAGGINKSLKPGDIVLVKDIINFQFRNPLRGINDGEFGPRFPDMSSILDKDWAKRLQEYFDLPEGVYMAVLGPSYETPAEIKAFRKLGADLVGMSTVPEIIAARHCRIDCLVLSCVTNMAAGVLNVPLSHKEVVEVANRVKGKFSEIVLKALEVF; encoded by the coding sequence GTGAAGGGAAAATTATTAGAGACTGTTGAATATATTTCCAAAAGAATTTCAATGTGGCCTGAGATTGGTTTAATTTTAGGTTCTGGTCTTGGTTTTATGGCTGATAAAATAGAAAATTCAATAGAAATTTTTTATAGAGATATTCCAAATTTTCCTCGTTCAACTGTACCAGGACATGAGGGAAACCTTGTTTTTGGAAAATTAGCTGAGAAAAATGTTGTAGCATTAAAAGGTAGATTTCATTTGTACGAAGGATGGTCTGCTGAAGTAATAAAGTTTGTAATTTATGTTTTAAAGAAATTAGGTGTGAGAAAGTTAATTATCACAAATGCTGCAGGTGGTATAAATAAATCATTAAAGCCTGGTGATATTGTTTTGGTAAAGGATATTATAAACTTTCAATTTAGAAATCCACTAAGAGGAATTAACGATGGAGAATTTGGGCCTAGATTTCCAGACATGTCTAGTATTTTAGATAAAGATTGGGCAAAAAGGTTGCAAGAGTATTTTGATTTGCCTGAAGGTGTGTATATGGCAGTATTAGGACCAAGCTATGAAACTCCTGCAGAGATAAAGGCGTTTAGAAAATTAGGGGCTGATCTTGTCGGAATGTCTACTGTACCAGAGATAATTGCTGCAAGGCATTGTAGGATAGACTGTTTGGTTTTATCTTGTGTTACGAATATGGCAGCCGGAGTTTTAAATGTTCCACTCTCACATAAAGAAGTTGTAGAAGTTGCAAATAGAGTCAAAGGTAAATTTTCAGAGATAGTCTTGAAAGCTTTGGAGGTGTTTTAA
- a CDS encoding DHH family phosphoesterase, with translation MANEFLNIVGTLNEAQKILVVGHIMPDGDDISSVLSLFLGLKSLGKQVVAAIDWKIPSYFFEIEEVKYIKNYEEIDVYDFNPDIIVILDASSPDRVGRFSDVLNDFKVIVIDHHATNTYFGDINWVDSTYAATAQMVLRVNKELQVEYDERLSLINLMGIETDTGFFRYSNANERVFRDVASLISLGAKPDFIARMILENRRLEQFKLLSRMIDNLKLECDGKLAYSYLSKKDYEEFNCTDEDSGGFVGEIRSIKGVEVAIFFYEYVKGEVHISFRSKEWFDVSKVAFTLGGGGHPRAAGVTLNGNLEEIVRDVVKLTKANFDLKS, from the coding sequence GTGGCAAATGAATTTTTGAATATTGTTGGTACTTTAAATGAAGCACAAAAAATTTTGGTAGTCGGTCATATTATGCCTGATGGTGATGATATAAGTTCGGTTTTATCTTTATTTTTGGGGTTAAAGAGTTTAGGAAAACAGGTTGTTGCTGCAATTGATTGGAAAATTCCAAGTTATTTTTTTGAAATAGAAGAGGTAAAGTATATAAAGAATTATGAAGAAATAGATGTGTATGATTTTAATCCCGATATTATAGTTATTTTAGATGCATCAAGCCCAGATAGGGTTGGAAGATTTTCAGATGTGTTGAACGATTTTAAGGTTATTGTGATTGATCATCATGCTACTAATACTTATTTTGGGGATATAAACTGGGTAGATTCAACATATGCCGCAACTGCTCAAATGGTACTGAGAGTTAATAAAGAGTTGCAAGTGGAATATGATGAGAGGCTTTCTTTGATAAATTTAATGGGTATAGAAACTGATACAGGTTTTTTTAGGTATTCAAATGCAAATGAACGTGTTTTTAGAGATGTGGCAAGTTTGATTTCACTTGGTGCAAAGCCTGATTTTATTGCAAGAATGATACTTGAAAATAGAAGATTGGAGCAATTTAAATTGCTATCAAGGATGATTGATAATCTGAAGTTAGAATGTGACGGAAAGTTAGCGTACTCTTATCTTTCAAAAAAAGATTACGAAGAATTTAACTGTACAGATGAAGATAGTGGCGGATTTGTAGGTGAAATTCGTTCGATAAAAGGAGTAGAAGTTGCTATATTTTTCTATGAATATGTAAAAGGAGAGGTTCATATAAGTTTTAGATCTAAAGAATGGTTTGATGTAAGTAAAGTTGCGTTTACATTAGGGGGAGGGGGTCATCCAAGGGCTGCAGGTGTAACTTTAAATGGAAATTTAGAAGAGATTGTTAGAGATGTTGTTAAACTGACAAAGGCAAATTTTGATTTAAAAAGTTAG